The Agrobacterium vitis genome has a segment encoding these proteins:
- a CDS encoding MarR family winged helix-turn-helix transcriptional regulator has translation MSLELTATAALGLWHHVTLRQVQEDGRDLTLRQLSILLHIYLVPPPHTVRGLAATLKVTKPVITRALDTMGGMGFVDRVRDDMDKRNVIIKRTVAGALYLEKFGDLIIEQARGMRT, from the coding sequence ATGAGCCTGGAACTGACCGCAACGGCGGCGCTAGGGCTTTGGCATCACGTGACTTTGCGACAGGTGCAGGAGGATGGCCGCGACCTGACACTGCGCCAGCTCTCCATCCTGCTGCATATCTATCTGGTTCCGCCGCCGCATACCGTGCGGGGGCTTGCCGCCACCCTCAAGGTTACCAAGCCGGTCATTACCCGCGCGCTCGATACCATGGGCGGCATGGGGTTTGTTGATCGGGTGCGCGATGATATGGACAAGCGCAATGTCATCATCAAGCGCACGGTGGCGGGGGCGCTTTATCTGGAAAAATTCGGCGACCTGATCATTGAGCAGGCGCGTGGCATGAGGACGTGA
- a CDS encoding YceI family protein, which produces MATGFGGLTIGGVATASAQDAQTAPPAGVYKLDPTHANLTWTVKHNTISNYTARFGKLEATLSLDPAKIEASKIEVTIDPTSVDVPYPADYKATHAKSPYATWPEEISKDPKKLNSDAFPKITFTSTSVKKTGDKTAEILGNLTFLGVTKPVTLNATLNGAIDSHPFAGVPAIGFAAEGTFDRTAFGQPVGYVGKDVTIRFDGEFIQDPAASPTK; this is translated from the coding sequence ATGGCAACGGGCTTTGGCGGCTTGACTATTGGCGGCGTGGCAACGGCTTCGGCGCAGGATGCCCAGACGGCCCCACCCGCCGGGGTCTATAAACTGGATCCGACCCATGCGAACCTGACATGGACGGTCAAGCACAATACGATTTCCAACTACACCGCTCGCTTTGGCAAGCTGGAAGCCACGCTTTCTCTCGACCCAGCGAAAATCGAAGCCTCCAAGATCGAGGTAACGATTGATCCGACATCGGTGGATGTGCCCTATCCCGCCGATTATAAGGCCACCCACGCCAAATCGCCTTATGCGACCTGGCCTGAGGAGATCAGCAAGGATCCAAAAAAACTCAACAGTGACGCTTTCCCGAAGATCACCTTCACATCGACCAGCGTGAAGAAGACCGGTGACAAGACGGCGGAAATCCTCGGCAACTTGACATTCCTGGGTGTCACCAAGCCGGTGACGCTGAATGCAACCCTGAACGGGGCCATTGACAGCCATCCATTTGCAGGTGTTCCGGCCATTGGATTTGCCGCAGAAGGGACGTTTGACAGAACGGCGTTTGGCCAACCTGTCGGTTACGTCGGCAAGGATGTGACAATCCGCTTTGACGGTGAGTTCATCCAGGACCCGGCGGCGTCTCCAACCAAGTGA
- a CDS encoding C40 family peptidase: MQLDRRLNAYRPDLADAALRGQVEAERYVSGIPARIVVPVIALRPRPDFACGIDTEVLLGEEVTVFDRADGWAWVKADLDGYVGYLPETAIADIEAPPTHWITVPRSFLYTGPDLRYPNARTISMGSRVTVTGEAETRGTRYFLLSDGHAVIADHCRSLGTPAGEDYVAIAARFLETPYLWGGRSGLGIDCSGLVQLSMQMCGLNAPRDSDMQAAGLGSPIDRSDLRRGDLIFWKGHAGIMEDERTLLHANGHTMSVAREDVDAAIARIGWLYQQPTGYRRPERIA; encoded by the coding sequence ATGCAACTGGACCGCCGGCTGAACGCCTATCGACCTGATCTGGCCGATGCGGCCCTGCGTGGCCAGGTGGAGGCGGAGCGCTATGTCAGCGGCATCCCGGCGCGTATTGTCGTGCCGGTTATCGCCTTGCGTCCGCGCCCGGATTTTGCCTGCGGAATCGATACGGAGGTGCTGCTGGGCGAAGAGGTTACGGTGTTTGACCGGGCCGATGGCTGGGCCTGGGTAAAGGCCGATCTGGATGGCTATGTCGGTTATCTGCCGGAAACAGCGATTGCCGACATCGAGGCGCCGCCCACGCATTGGATAACAGTGCCACGCAGTTTTCTCTATACCGGCCCGGATCTGCGCTATCCCAATGCGCGGACCATCTCGATGGGGAGCCGGGTAACGGTCACCGGGGAGGCCGAGACCCGTGGCACCCGCTACTTTCTGCTGAGTGACGGTCATGCGGTGATTGCCGATCATTGCCGCTCCCTCGGCACGCCAGCGGGCGAGGATTATGTGGCCATCGCCGCCCGTTTTCTGGAAACACCCTATCTCTGGGGTGGGCGCAGCGGGCTTGGCATAGATTGCTCCGGCCTCGTCCAGCTCTCCATGCAGATGTGCGGGCTGAACGCCCCGCGCGACAGCGATATGCAGGCGGCAGGCCTCGGCAGCCCGATTGACCGGAGTGATCTGCGCCGGGGCGACCTGATCTTCTGGAAAGGTCATGCTGGCATCATGGAAGACGAGCGCACCCTGCTGCATGCCAATGGCCACACAATGAGCGTCGCCCGCGAAGACGTAGACGCCGCAATCGCCCGGATCGGCTGGCTCTACCAGCAGCCGACCGGTTATCGCCGCCCGGAACGGATCGCTTAA
- a CDS encoding alpha-D-ribose 1-methylphosphonate 5-triphosphate diphosphatase — protein sequence MSNETVLSNATVVLESGLLLKGAVVIRDGLIAEISEGNSRIGEDFGGDYLIPGLVELHTDHLESHYSPRPGVRWNKTAAIQAHDAQVVTSGITTVFDCLRMGSDEDGGFEKGEMRDMADAIQAAEKDDRLRAEHLLHLRCEVASDNVLDHFADFEQDPHVRLVSLMDHSPGQRQFQTMDQYTLYYKTKKGLSEEAFARFVEKRLEASAAYSAQHRDTLARICAVRGITVASHDDATLAHVEEAKGHGVRLAEFPTSLEAADASHQAGMSVLMGAPNVVRGGSHSGNIAATDLAERGVLDVLSSDYIPLSLLHAPFVLAHRYEVISLPQALAMVTSTPARTVGLEDRGRIAPGLRADLVRVRYSENHGGVPVVRSVWRQGRRVA from the coding sequence ATGTCGAATGAAACCGTGCTGTCCAATGCGACTGTGGTGCTGGAAAGTGGGCTGCTTCTGAAGGGCGCTGTGGTCATTCGCGATGGCCTGATTGCCGAAATTTCAGAAGGCAACAGCCGCATCGGCGAGGATTTCGGCGGCGATTATCTGATCCCCGGGCTGGTCGAACTGCATACCGATCATCTGGAATCGCATTATTCGCCGCGTCCCGGTGTGCGCTGGAACAAGACGGCAGCCATTCAGGCCCATGATGCGCAGGTCGTCACCTCAGGCATTACCACCGTGTTCGATTGTCTGCGGATGGGGTCGGACGAGGATGGCGGGTTTGAGAAAGGTGAAATGCGCGATATGGCCGACGCCATCCAGGCCGCCGAAAAGGATGACCGTCTCCGCGCCGAGCACCTGCTGCATCTGCGCTGTGAAGTCGCATCCGACAATGTTCTCGACCATTTCGCCGATTTCGAGCAGGACCCGCATGTGCGGCTGGTGTCGCTGATGGACCACTCCCCGGGCCAGCGGCAGTTCCAGACCATGGACCAGTATACGCTCTATTATAAAACCAAGAAGGGTTTGAGCGAGGAAGCCTTCGCTCGCTTCGTTGAAAAGCGGCTAGAGGCATCGGCGGCCTATTCTGCCCAGCACCGGGATACGCTGGCCCGCATCTGCGCCGTGCGCGGCATTACCGTTGCCAGCCATGACGATGCAACGCTTGCCCATGTGGAAGAGGCCAAGGGCCATGGCGTGCGTCTGGCCGAGTTTCCGACCAGTCTTGAGGCCGCCGATGCCTCGCATCAGGCGGGGATGAGCGTGCTGATGGGCGCGCCAAACGTGGTGCGCGGCGGCTCCCATTCCGGCAATATCGCCGCCACCGATCTGGCCGAGCGCGGCGTGCTCGACGTGCTGTCTTCCGATTATATCCCGCTCAGCCTGCTGCACGCGCCTTTCGTGCTCGCCCATCGCTATGAGGTGATCAGCCTGCCGCAGGCATTGGCCATGGTGACCTCGACACCGGCCCGCACTGTTGGGCTGGAAGACCGGGGCCGGATTGCCCCTGGCCTGCGCGCCGATCTGGTGCGCGTCCGCTACAGCGAAAATCACGGTGGCGTGCCTGTGGTGCGCTCTGTCTGGCGCCAGGGCAGAAGGGTGGCGTGA
- a CDS encoding LysE family translocator: protein MTMFAPLFAIAFALLIGAASPGPSFLLVSHTSMTRSRAAGLVTAIGMGTGGLIFAVLALAGLAALITQLAWLHRVLQVAGGLYLAYIAWKLWRSAAQPVNLDQAAIAPKSFSRIYLSAFLTQVSNPKTAIVYASIFAALLPPRPDSLLFIMLPGVVFLVEAGWYALVALVFSAPIPRRVYLSAKKPLDRLAALVLGGLGLRLVFEGARP, encoded by the coding sequence ATGACGATGTTTGCCCCTTTATTTGCCATAGCCTTCGCCTTGTTGATCGGCGCGGCCAGTCCCGGTCCAAGTTTTCTTTTGGTCAGCCACACATCCATGACCCGCTCCAGAGCCGCCGGTTTGGTAACGGCGATCGGCATGGGGACCGGCGGGTTGATCTTCGCCGTTCTGGCCCTGGCCGGATTGGCTGCGCTGATAACCCAGCTTGCCTGGCTTCATAGGGTTTTGCAGGTGGCGGGTGGCCTCTATCTCGCTTATATCGCATGGAAACTCTGGCGTAGTGCCGCCCAACCGGTCAATCTGGATCAGGCCGCTATTGCGCCAAAATCTTTCAGCAGGATTTATCTCAGTGCCTTTTTAACACAGGTCAGCAATCCAAAAACCGCGATTGTCTATGCCAGTATTTTCGCGGCTCTTCTGCCGCCTCGGCCCGATAGCCTGCTGTTCATCATGCTGCCAGGCGTGGTCTTTTTGGTAGAGGCGGGTTGGTATGCGCTGGTGGCGCTGGTCTTTTCCGCGCCAATACCCCGGCGCGTCTATCTCTCAGCCAAGAAACCGCTGGATCGTCTGGCCGCTTTGGTTCTGGGTGGACTTGGACTTCGCCTTGTGTTCGAGGGCGCGCGGCCCTGA
- a CDS encoding cytochrome b/b6 domain-containing protein, which produces MNTAFQHQTVPRAAVRYTCVAIALHWAIALMILSMIPMGWWMVRALKKPETQQLAYQLFQIHKSIGFAILALTVLRIIWRATHKPPALPSGMKLWERFLANATHIAFYGMMLILPLTGWIYVSSGWAIATDRPLDVATSWFGLFPIPHIPGLEGNRNLAFGAMGAHSYMAYGGAALIVLHVAAALKHHFIERDGVLVQMVPFLRAGKAVNGTSGKGKTSGLSHGFGLALVVMAAAIGWVMHLPPPLAEQPSAVEAQAEPPVTVPQSSANVGQANPAQTDTQATPGQAAPVQAATAPVWAIDMASSSIGFGGTHAGNAFSGRFEEWSGDIRFDPANLAGSKAVILVKTASAKTGDATQEGSLKNGEWLNSTRFPEAKFETTEFRALGGDRYEARGTLSIKNKPLPVVLPFSLKIEGNKAQVEGALELDRAALNLGMFSDPSAEWVSKSINVNIVVNATKTGS; this is translated from the coding sequence ATGAACACGGCGTTTCAGCACCAGACAGTACCGCGGGCTGCGGTACGCTATACCTGCGTTGCCATTGCGTTGCACTGGGCGATCGCGCTGATGATCCTGTCGATGATCCCGATGGGATGGTGGATGGTGCGGGCCTTGAAAAAGCCTGAGACCCAGCAACTGGCCTATCAGCTGTTTCAGATCCACAAATCCATCGGCTTTGCCATTCTGGCTTTGACCGTGCTGCGCATCATCTGGCGGGCAACCCATAAGCCGCCCGCTTTACCATCCGGCATGAAGCTCTGGGAGCGGTTTCTGGCCAATGCCACGCATATCGCTTTCTACGGCATGATGTTGATCCTGCCATTGACTGGTTGGATCTACGTGTCCTCCGGCTGGGCGATTGCTACAGATCGCCCGCTCGATGTGGCGACCTCCTGGTTTGGCCTGTTTCCAATCCCGCATATTCCGGGTCTTGAGGGAAATCGCAACCTCGCCTTCGGCGCGATGGGTGCCCATAGCTATATGGCTTACGGCGGTGCGGCGCTAATCGTTCTGCATGTCGCAGCGGCCTTGAAGCATCATTTTATCGAGCGGGATGGTGTCTTAGTGCAGATGGTGCCTTTCCTGCGGGCCGGTAAAGCCGTGAATGGTACGTCTGGCAAAGGGAAGACCAGCGGCCTGTCACATGGCTTCGGCCTGGCGCTGGTCGTTATGGCGGCTGCTATCGGTTGGGTCATGCATCTGCCGCCGCCACTTGCCGAGCAGCCATCGGCGGTGGAGGCGCAAGCTGAACCGCCGGTCACAGTGCCTCAGTCGTCCGCAAATGTCGGCCAGGCCAATCCTGCACAAACCGATACTCAAGCTACACCGGGTCAAGCCGCGCCAGTCCAGGCGGCAACCGCTCCTGTCTGGGCCATCGACATGGCATCGTCCAGCATCGGCTTTGGTGGCACCCATGCAGGCAATGCCTTCAGTGGCCGGTTTGAAGAGTGGAGTGGCGATATTCGTTTTGATCCTGCCAATCTTGCTGGTTCGAAAGCGGTGATCCTGGTAAAAACGGCCTCTGCCAAAACCGGCGATGCGACCCAGGAAGGCTCGTTGAAGAATGGTGAATGGCTTAATTCCACCCGGTTTCCAGAGGCCAAGTTCGAAACCACGGAATTTCGCGCCTTGGGAGGCGATCGCTATGAGGCGCGGGGCACCCTGAGCATCAAGAATAAGCCTTTGCCGGTTGTGCTGCCCTTCAGCTTGAAAATCGAGGGCAACAAGGCGCAGGTGGAAGGCGCCCTGGAACTGGATCGTGCCGCACTTAATCTCGGGATGTTTTCGGACCCATCGGCGGAATGGGTGTCGAAATCCATCAATGTGAACATTGTGGTAAATGCGACGAAGACCGGCTCCTGA
- the phnE gene encoding phosphonate ABC transporter, permease protein PhnE, with protein sequence MTHLDATQMDLIAARHPDIFRRSFWQRYRVPLTIVLLALYFTFSWWFFAVGKVVSTASWGIAGNYLADWVSYEIRPEINIAPDGAISIAYSRFDPIGPNPNPDWLVTKKEMMTRTSGVADAPAPVTSAPKASSFNFMAAAPQQAPVAAQAAPVTRQEQVIREADVNLGSSASLLVSPESVVLNRGAERVTLMLDRKAGTVLADGTLPAWVEQRERGGRVMAYFGLQGWADISADRVRVRNRFFGWANFLFDTNSAFFSRSATDVVSLIATGPRLDPDRSNLSLAWNDILYNPSWQHLDVWTKLAQTLVMAFVGTVFASLIAFPLSFIAARNITRNRPVNHLTKRFFDFLRSVDMLIWALFFTRAFGPGPLAGISAIFFTDTGTLGKLYSEALENIDDKQREGVKSVGASPLAVQRFGVLPQVLPVFASQALYFWESNTRSATIIGAVGAGGIGLKLWEAMRTNQNWENVCYMVLLILLVVFIFDAVSNLLRSKLIGAQK encoded by the coding sequence TACCGCGTGCCGCTGACCATTGTCCTGCTCGCGCTGTATTTCACCTTTTCCTGGTGGTTCTTTGCGGTTGGAAAAGTGGTCTCCACCGCCAGCTGGGGCATTGCCGGAAACTATCTGGCCGACTGGGTGTCCTATGAGATCCGGCCGGAAATCAATATTGCCCCCGATGGGGCGATTTCCATCGCCTATTCGCGCTTCGACCCGATTGGTCCCAACCCCAACCCGGATTGGCTGGTGACGAAGAAAGAAATGATGACCCGCACGAGTGGCGTAGCCGATGCGCCCGCGCCAGTGACGTCAGCGCCAAAAGCCTCGAGCTTCAATTTCATGGCAGCCGCCCCGCAACAGGCGCCGGTCGCGGCCCAAGCTGCACCCGTCACCCGCCAGGAACAGGTGATCCGAGAGGCCGATGTCAATCTCGGCTCCAGCGCATCGCTGCTGGTCAGCCCCGAAAGCGTGGTGCTGAACCGGGGCGCTGAGCGCGTTACCCTGATGCTTGACCGCAAGGCCGGCACCGTGCTTGCCGATGGCACGCTGCCAGCCTGGGTCGAACAACGCGAACGCGGCGGTAGGGTCATGGCCTATTTCGGTCTCCAGGGTTGGGCCGATATCAGCGCCGACCGGGTCAGGGTACGCAACCGGTTTTTCGGCTGGGCCAATTTCCTGTTCGATACCAATTCCGCGTTTTTCAGCAGGTCCGCAACCGACGTGGTCAGCTTGATCGCCACCGGCCCAAGGCTCGATCCTGACCGGTCCAACCTGTCGCTGGCCTGGAACGACATTCTCTACAATCCGTCCTGGCAGCATCTGGATGTCTGGACCAAGCTGGCGCAAACGCTCGTCATGGCCTTTGTCGGTACGGTGTTCGCCTCGCTGATCGCTTTTCCGCTGTCCTTCATCGCGGCGCGCAATATTACCCGCAACCGTCCGGTCAACCATCTGACCAAGCGGTTCTTCGATTTCCTGCGTTCGGTGGATATGCTGATCTGGGCGCTGTTTTTCACCCGCGCCTTCGGGCCGGGACCGCTGGCCGGGATCTCGGCGATTTTCTTCACCGACACAGGCACGCTCGGCAAGCTCTATTCCGAAGCGCTTGAAAATATCGACGACAAGCAGCGCGAAGGGGTGAAATCGGTTGGCGCTTCGCCGCTCGCCGTGCAGCGCTTCGGCGTGTTGCCGCAGGTTTTGCCGGTCTTTGCATCGCAGGCTTTGTATTTCTGGGAATCCAACACCCGCTCGGCCACCATTATCGGCGCGGTCGGGGCGGGTGGCATTGGCCTGAAGCTTTGGGAAGCGATGCGCACCAACCAGAATTGGGAAAATGTCTGTTATATGGTGCTGTTGATCTTGCTGGTGGTGTTTATCTTCGATGCGGTGTCCAACCTGCTGCGCTCAAAACTGATCGGCGCGCAAAAATGA
- a CDS encoding leucyl aminopeptidase family protein, with the protein MAPYQYIERPTPFLTKGGKSLPIFAVTPAHIETGAIDPVALDWAKKAGYKADVGSLLLIPTSDGQLGGALFGLGGAPGENPFLAGKLARALPAGDWHIETAPLTANRLVLGYGLGSYRFERYKADRSDHPKLLMPQDADASDIARQLAGVFLARDLINTPTNDMGPADLEKAFRALADHYKAEVSVVIGDELLHRNFPLVHTVGRASAQAPRLLEMRWGKKGHKKITLVGKGVCFDTGGLDIKPSSSMLLMKKDMGGAANVLGLALMIMDAKLKVDLRVIVPAVENSIAGNAFRPGDIYTSRQGLTVQIDNTDAEGRLILADALTYADEEEPDLLIDMATLTGAARVALGPDVPAFFSNDDALAYELTDSSLETDDPIWRLPLFPGYEKMVRSQIADLTNAPAGGMAGAITAALFLKRFVTRTTSWAHFDIFGWAPQERPHSPVGGEAQAIRALYRYIAALK; encoded by the coding sequence ATGGCACCCTATCAATATATTGAAAGACCCACCCCGTTTCTGACCAAGGGTGGTAAATCCCTGCCGATTTTCGCGGTGACGCCCGCCCATATCGAAACCGGCGCGATTGATCCTGTTGCACTCGATTGGGCGAAGAAGGCAGGCTACAAGGCGGATGTGGGTTCGCTGCTGTTGATCCCCACCAGCGATGGGCAATTGGGCGGGGCGCTCTTTGGTCTTGGCGGTGCGCCAGGAGAAAATCCGTTTCTGGCGGGCAAGCTGGCGCGGGCATTGCCAGCTGGCGACTGGCATATCGAGACCGCGCCATTGACCGCCAACCGGTTGGTTCTGGGCTATGGTCTGGGCAGCTATCGTTTCGAGCGCTATAAGGCCGACCGCTCGGATCATCCCAAATTGCTGATGCCTCAGGATGCGGATGCCAGCGACATTGCCCGCCAGCTGGCCGGCGTTTTCCTGGCTCGCGACCTGATCAACACGCCCACCAATGACATGGGACCGGCAGATCTGGAAAAAGCCTTCCGGGCGCTGGCCGACCATTATAAGGCAGAGGTCAGCGTGGTGATTGGCGATGAACTGCTGCACCGGAATTTTCCTCTGGTTCACACCGTGGGCCGGGCCAGCGCCCAGGCGCCGCGGCTTCTCGAAATGCGCTGGGGCAAGAAGGGCCACAAGAAGATCACCCTGGTCGGCAAGGGCGTTTGTTTCGATACCGGCGGGCTGGATATCAAGCCGTCTTCATCGATGTTGCTGATGAAGAAGGACATGGGCGGTGCGGCCAATGTGCTGGGCCTTGCTCTGATGATCATGGATGCCAAGCTGAAAGTGGATCTGCGCGTCATCGTGCCTGCCGTGGAAAATTCCATAGCCGGCAATGCGTTCCGGCCTGGTGACATTTATACAAGTCGTCAGGGCCTGACCGTTCAGATCGACAATACCGATGCCGAGGGACGGTTGATCCTTGCCGATGCGCTGACCTATGCCGACGAAGAGGAACCGGACCTGCTGATCGACATGGCGACGTTGACGGGGGCTGCCCGTGTGGCGCTCGGTCCGGATGTGCCGGCCTTCTTCTCCAATGACGATGCGCTTGCCTATGAGCTGACCGATTCAAGCCTTGAAACTGACGACCCGATCTGGCGCCTGCCGCTTTTCCCCGGTTACGAAAAAATGGTCCGCTCGCAGATTGCCGACCTGACCAATGCACCTGCGGGCGGCATGGCGGGGGCAATCACCGCTGCCCTGTTCCTGAAGCGCTTTGTCACCCGAACGACAAGCTGGGCGCATTTCGACATTTTCGGCTGGGCGCCGCAAGAGCGGCCCCATAGCCCCGTTGGTGGTGAGGCGCAGGCAATTCGCGCCCTCTACCGCTATATCGCCGCGCTCAAATAA
- a CDS encoding DUF1045 domain-containing protein — translation MRYALYFTPPKDDPLSLAAALWLGRDAFTGADLDRQPVEGFSDDEITALTADPRRYGFHATLKAPFSLKEGESEAALLEMFSRFCKATPAFEIPKVVVNQLGPFFAVVPDAVHQPLQDFAASVVEVFEPFRAPLSEADIIRRKPEKLSERKRVLLDTWGYPYVMEEFRFHMTLTGPVDAERSDAMRAVLESRFADFTNRALLIGGLGLFVEPSRNAPFTVHRWLPLAGAEGSL, via the coding sequence GTGCGTTACGCCCTTTATTTTACACCGCCCAAAGACGATCCCTTGTCTCTTGCCGCCGCACTTTGGCTTGGCCGCGATGCCTTCACCGGCGCGGATCTTGACCGGCAGCCGGTGGAAGGGTTTTCAGACGATGAGATCACCGCCCTGACCGCCGATCCGCGTCGCTACGGCTTTCATGCCACGCTGAAAGCGCCGTTTTCCCTAAAAGAGGGAGAGAGCGAAGCTGCGCTGCTGGAGATGTTTTCCCGCTTTTGCAAGGCGACGCCCGCCTTTGAGATCCCGAAGGTCGTGGTCAATCAGCTCGGGCCGTTCTTTGCTGTAGTTCCCGACGCTGTCCATCAACCCTTGCAGGATTTTGCCGCCTCGGTTGTCGAGGTTTTCGAGCCGTTTCGCGCGCCCTTGAGCGAGGCCGATATTATCAGGCGCAAGCCTGAAAAGCTGTCCGAGCGCAAACGTGTGCTGCTGGACACCTGGGGCTATCCCTATGTCATGGAGGAATTCCGGTTTCACATGACCTTGACCGGACCTGTTGATGCCGAGCGCAGCGATGCGATGCGCGCTGTGCTGGAGAGCCGGTTTGCTGATTTTACCAACCGGGCGCTGCTGATTGGCGGGCTTGGCCTGTTTGTCGAGCCGAGCCGCAATGCGCCCTTTACCGTTCACCGCTGGTTGCCCCTTGCCGGGGCTGAAGGAAGTCTGTGA
- the phnN gene encoding phosphonate metabolism protein/1,5-bisphosphokinase (PRPP-forming) PhnN, which yields MVPHSAMPDNGPDHSDAKAEDKGRMIVVVGPSGAGKDSLIAYAKRYFIGQTDAERCAVHFVQRVITRAADAGGEDHRPASPSEFDDLKAAGRFAVDWDAHGLSYGIPENVHRWLSNGSVVIANGSRSVLPRFAQVFPRMLVVNVTARPEVLADRLEARGRESREDILQRLQRSPPDIRGDYPVVTIDNSGLLEEAGRRFIETIEAAL from the coding sequence ATGGTGCCGCATTCCGCCATGCCTGATAACGGGCCTGATCATTCGGACGCCAAGGCCGAGGATAAGGGCCGGATGATCGTCGTGGTCGGCCCAAGCGGGGCGGGCAAGGATAGTCTGATTGCCTATGCCAAGCGGTATTTTATCGGACAGACTGACGCTGAGCGCTGCGCTGTGCATTTCGTCCAGCGGGTCATTACCCGGGCCGCCGATGCGGGCGGGGAGGATCATCGCCCGGCCAGTCCTTCCGAGTTCGATGATCTCAAGGCGGCTGGCCGTTTTGCTGTTGACTGGGATGCGCATGGTCTAAGCTATGGCATTCCTGAAAATGTGCATCGCTGGTTATCGAATGGCAGTGTGGTGATCGCCAACGGCTCACGCTCGGTACTTCCCCGGTTTGCACAGGTCTTTCCGCGAATGCTGGTGGTGAATGTCACCGCCCGTCCCGAGGTTCTGGCCGACCGGCTGGAAGCGAGGGGCCGTGAAAGCCGCGAGGACATTCTGCAACGGCTTCAACGCAGCCCGCCTGACATTCGCGGCGACTACCCTGTCGTGACCATCGACAATTCCGGCCTGCTGGAGGAGGCGGGCAGGCGTTTCATCGAGACGATTGAAGCCGCGCTATAA